The Spirosoma radiotolerans genome has a window encoding:
- a CDS encoding TonB-dependent receptor, translating into MKHLFSLLLLFLLSGSTQAWAQTNIAGIVTDERNQPMAGVTVIIRGTNTGTITQANGQFSLQTNESLPLTLSVSFIGYRREDVAVRGNNFRSVTVKLSEEAIMTDEVVVSASRVPEDIQKAAVTVEKLGARQFQQSPAASPFDALQNVKGVDMLTQSLTFKSVNLRGFGANNNNRFLQLTDGMDNRSPGLGFGFGNVAGISDLDVESIELIPGASSALYGPDALQGLMLTSSKNPFTYQGLSAQVKVGANNVGKGDFGPKGYGDIAIRYAKQLGTRFAFKVNFQRLSGTDFIADDYSDRSTRARTNFFTIDPSQGGIATGIGYVPNNNPNTNFEYDGVNIYGDDINAGGAYTFPKDYANVLLQGKLVTRTGYTELDVLGNQGKVFNNRANVSLHYKLPGNVEASLGWYYGNGNFIRTAGFREYFPDYKRHQFKAELRGDNFFLRAYTTQQQAEGWNIGQTATAINNSWKSLNQWAAEFGQVYIDNKFGISESRATADRGRYLPGSDQFNAVRDAYANTYNTDFIPGLTTAKGTRFRDNSSLWHYEGMYNFTKLLNNTVELLAGGSLRHYGINTGGTAITLKADGSEYTINEYGAYVQAAKEVKVSTRLTVKPTVAVRYDKNQYFKGGVTPRASAVVIVGPHNFRGSWQSAFRNPSPGQLFAVPAAGKGGDVGGSQLAAQSAGLFTNPAYVDSDVKDFTAGRITEAQLRSRAYNPANFTTEKIKTWEVGYKTLIQNKFYVDAFYFHSKYTDFIAAQSFYQPTNGQIADFSTNAYRTLQINFNNYNEIFVDGWGIGSEYGLGRGFTISGNYTHQVGTVTLRDAQGNVVNDNAGVPIVKRKMSNPEVSQKGRNFFISPENRYNLTLSNARLTDRLGATLTYRWTDKMWVEQGTTAGDIWLPSWTSLDAQVSYKVPTFKSVVKLGGTNILNHYYAQGYGLARIGGLYYLSITFDELMR; encoded by the coding sequence ATGAAACATCTCTTTTCTCTGCTTTTACTTTTTTTGCTATCTGGCAGCACGCAGGCCTGGGCGCAAACCAATATTGCAGGAATTGTCACCGATGAACGTAATCAACCCATGGCGGGCGTGACCGTTATCATCCGAGGCACCAATACGGGAACCATTACGCAGGCCAACGGGCAATTTTCTTTGCAAACCAATGAATCACTTCCCCTTACTCTTAGTGTGTCGTTTATCGGCTACAGACGGGAAGATGTTGCCGTTCGGGGAAATAATTTTCGAAGTGTCACGGTCAAGCTGAGTGAAGAAGCCATTATGACCGATGAAGTTGTGGTGTCGGCTAGTCGTGTGCCGGAAGATATTCAGAAAGCAGCTGTAACAGTCGAAAAGCTTGGCGCCCGGCAGTTTCAGCAGTCACCAGCGGCAAGCCCGTTCGATGCGCTTCAGAACGTGAAAGGGGTCGATATGCTGACCCAGAGCCTGACCTTCAAATCGGTAAACCTGCGCGGATTCGGAGCCAACAACAATAACCGCTTTCTGCAACTTACCGATGGCATGGATAACCGCTCACCAGGCCTAGGGTTTGGTTTTGGCAATGTTGCCGGTATCTCAGATCTAGATGTCGAAAGTATTGAATTGATTCCGGGGGCTTCATCGGCCCTCTACGGCCCGGATGCGCTACAAGGTCTCATGCTGACCTCCAGTAAGAATCCTTTTACCTATCAGGGGCTGAGTGCCCAGGTAAAAGTAGGTGCCAACAATGTTGGGAAAGGCGATTTCGGCCCGAAAGGGTATGGCGATATTGCCATTCGATACGCCAAACAACTGGGAACACGGTTTGCTTTCAAAGTAAATTTCCAGCGTCTTAGCGGTACTGATTTCATTGCCGATGATTACAGTGACCGATCAACGCGGGCGCGGACTAATTTCTTCACAATTGACCCTAGTCAGGGCGGTATTGCGACGGGTATTGGCTATGTGCCGAATAACAATCCAAATACAAACTTCGAGTATGATGGCGTCAATATTTATGGCGACGATATCAACGCTGGTGGCGCTTACACCTTCCCCAAGGATTACGCAAACGTCCTCTTGCAGGGTAAGTTGGTAACCCGTACGGGCTATACGGAGTTGGATGTATTGGGCAATCAGGGTAAAGTGTTTAACAACCGGGCCAATGTTTCCTTACATTATAAATTACCGGGCAATGTAGAAGCCTCACTTGGCTGGTATTACGGCAATGGCAACTTTATCCGCACTGCTGGTTTCCGCGAATATTTCCCCGACTACAAACGGCATCAGTTTAAAGCCGAGCTGCGGGGCGATAATTTTTTTCTACGGGCCTATACTACCCAGCAGCAGGCGGAAGGCTGGAACATTGGTCAAACGGCTACCGCGATCAACAATAGCTGGAAATCGTTGAACCAGTGGGCCGCCGAGTTTGGGCAGGTCTACATCGATAATAAATTTGGTATCAGTGAATCCCGCGCCACAGCCGACCGTGGCCGCTACCTGCCCGGCTCCGACCAGTTCAATGCCGTCCGGGATGCTTATGCGAACACATACAACACTGACTTTATTCCCGGCTTAACTACCGCCAAGGGAACCCGTTTCCGGGATAATTCATCCCTGTGGCATTACGAAGGTATGTACAACTTCACAAAACTGCTAAACAATACGGTTGAGCTGCTGGCGGGGGGCAGCCTTCGCCATTATGGTATCAATACCGGCGGTACAGCCATTACCCTGAAGGCCGATGGCTCGGAATACACCATCAATGAATATGGAGCCTATGTTCAGGCCGCCAAAGAAGTAAAAGTAAGCACACGACTAACGGTGAAACCAACCGTAGCCGTTCGCTACGATAAGAACCAGTACTTCAAAGGTGGGGTCACTCCCCGCGCATCGGCGGTTGTCATTGTTGGGCCGCACAACTTCCGGGGATCGTGGCAATCAGCCTTCCGAAACCCGTCACCGGGCCAATTGTTTGCCGTTCCGGCGGCTGGCAAGGGGGGCGATGTGGGTGGCTCACAACTTGCCGCTCAATCAGCCGGCCTATTTACCAACCCAGCTTATGTAGATAGCGACGTGAAGGATTTCACGGCCGGACGTATTACCGAAGCACAGCTCCGCAGCCGGGCCTACAACCCGGCCAACTTCACAACAGAGAAAATAAAGACCTGGGAAGTTGGCTATAAGACCCTGATTCAGAATAAGTTTTATGTCGACGCCTTTTACTTCCATAGCAAATACACCGACTTTATTGCCGCACAAAGCTTTTACCAGCCTACCAATGGCCAAATCGCTGACTTTTCGACGAATGCCTATCGGACGCTGCAAATCAACTTCAATAATTATAATGAGATTTTCGTAGACGGCTGGGGCATAGGCTCGGAATATGGATTAGGGCGCGGGTTCACGATTAGCGGTAACTACACCCACCAGGTAGGCACCGTAACCTTGCGTGACGCCCAGGGCAACGTTGTCAATGACAATGCCGGTGTGCCCATCGTTAAACGAAAAATGAGCAATCCAGAAGTATCACAAAAGGGCCGTAACTTCTTTATATCGCCTGAAAATCGATATAACCTGACACTCAGTAACGCTCGTCTTACGGACCGACTTGGTGCCACGCTAACCTACCGCTGGACGGATAAAATGTGGGTAGAACAAGGCACTACAGCCGGTGATATCTGGTTGCCCTCCTGGACGAGCCTTGATGCACAGGTGTCCTATAAAGTGCCCACGTTCAAATCAGTCGTTAAACTTGGTGGCACGAACATCCTGAACCACTATTATGCACAAGGGTATGGACTGGCCCGTATCGGCGGGTTATATTATTTAAGTATTACGTTCGATGAGTTGATGCGGTAG
- the rpoB gene encoding DNA-directed RNA polymerase subunit beta, with protein MATNAKISTRKNFATIQPVIGYPDFLDIQVKSFKDFFQLDTPSNQRSEEGLFKVFQENFPISDSRENFKLEFIDYLVDPPKYSVDESIDRGLTYSVPLKAKLRLTNNDPDNEDFETIEQEVFLGNIPYMTEKGSFVINGAERVIVSQLHRSPGVFFSMSKHTNGTKLYSARIIPFKGSWIEFSTDVNNVMYAYIDRKKKFPVTTLLRAIGFGSDKDILDLFGLSEEVPATPANLKKAIGRRLAARVLRTWTEDFVDEDTGEVVSISRNEVLLERDSAISADDIDVITESGQKSVILHKEDMNMADYNIIYNTLQKDSSNSEKEAVEQIYRQLRNADAPDEQTAREIIQSLFFSDKRYDLGDVGRYRINKKLGLDISSDMKVLTTEDIVSIVKYLIGLINSKAVVDDIDHLSNRRVRTVGEQLYAQFGVGLARMARTIKERMNVRDNEDFKPVDLINARTLSSVINSFFGTNQLSQFMDQTNPLAEVTHKRRMSALGPGGLSRERAGFEVRDVHYTHYGRLCTIETPEGPNIGLISSLCVYAKINSMGFIETPYRIIENGKVSMEKPVMYLTAEEEDTHYIAQANADIDKKGNFMVDRLKARFEGDFPIAEPQNVTFMDIAPNQIVSVAASMIPFLEHDDANRALMGSNMQRQAVPLLRPEAPIVGTGLEGRVAVDSRTLVIAEADGVIEFVDATKIVVRYNLDEDQLAVTFDEDRKTYNLIKFRRTNQDTCINIRPTVLKGQKVKKGDVLCEGYATQAGELALGRNMKVAFMPWQGYNFEDAIVISERVVREDIFTSIHIEEFELEVRDTKRGEEELTSEIPNVSEETVRNLDENGIVRVGTEVKEGDILIGKITPKGESDPTPEEKLLRAIFGDKAGDVKDASKKAPPSLKGVVIDTKLFARPAKEDRGKHKDEVKALMKKYGRELNDFRARMIEKLVLLLDGKTSAGAKHKFGDEIVSKGVKFSRKNITENLFPDRNAYRDESSYAVPEEANLLADMNLEGWTEDDKLNQMLVTLIKSYNNRRSEITGRFKRERFTLEVGDELPAGIVKLAKVYIAKKRKLKVGDKMAGRHGNKGVVARIVRDEDMPFLEDGTKVDIVLNPLGVPSRMNIGQIYETVLAWAGQKLDRKYATPIFDGATEQQVADELDEAGLPSFGRTYLYNGLTGERFDQKVTVGIIYMLKLGHLVDDKMHARSIGPYSLITQQPLGGKAQFGGQRFGEMEVWALEAFGASHILQEILTVKSDDVVGRAKAYEAIVKGENLPKPNIPESFNVLVHELRGLALEITLE; from the coding sequence TTGGCGACAAACGCGAAAATCAGTACGCGCAAAAATTTTGCGACGATTCAGCCAGTGATTGGGTATCCAGACTTTTTGGATATTCAAGTAAAATCCTTCAAAGATTTTTTCCAGCTTGATACGCCCTCCAACCAACGGTCGGAAGAAGGGTTGTTCAAAGTTTTTCAGGAAAATTTCCCCATTTCCGACTCCCGTGAGAATTTCAAGCTGGAGTTCATCGACTACTTGGTTGACCCGCCAAAATACTCGGTAGACGAGTCTATTGACCGGGGCTTGACGTATTCGGTGCCTTTGAAAGCCAAACTGCGCCTGACCAACAACGATCCCGACAACGAGGATTTTGAAACGATCGAGCAGGAAGTTTTCTTAGGGAACATTCCGTACATGACCGAGAAAGGCTCGTTTGTCATAAACGGAGCTGAGCGGGTGATTGTTTCTCAATTACACCGTTCACCAGGTGTGTTCTTCTCGATGAGTAAGCACACAAATGGTACCAAACTTTATTCAGCCCGGATTATTCCGTTCAAAGGTTCCTGGATCGAATTCTCGACCGATGTAAACAATGTCATGTACGCGTACATTGACCGGAAAAAGAAATTTCCGGTTACGACGCTGTTACGCGCCATTGGCTTTGGTTCAGATAAAGATATTCTGGACCTGTTCGGTTTATCAGAAGAAGTACCAGCTACGCCAGCCAACCTGAAGAAGGCGATTGGTCGTCGGCTGGCAGCCCGGGTATTGCGCACGTGGACGGAAGATTTCGTGGATGAGGATACGGGCGAAGTGGTGTCAATCAGCCGGAACGAGGTGCTCCTGGAGCGTGACTCGGCCATCTCGGCAGATGACATTGATGTAATTACGGAGTCGGGTCAGAAATCAGTCATCCTGCACAAGGAAGACATGAACATGGCCGATTACAACATTATTTATAACACGCTGCAAAAAGATAGCTCGAACTCTGAAAAAGAGGCCGTCGAGCAAATCTACCGGCAGCTCCGGAACGCGGACGCACCTGACGAGCAAACCGCTCGTGAGATCATTCAGAGCTTGTTCTTCTCGGACAAGCGGTATGACCTTGGTGATGTAGGCCGCTACCGGATTAATAAAAAGCTCGGTCTTGACATTTCGTCGGACATGAAAGTACTGACCACCGAAGACATTGTGTCGATTGTGAAGTACCTGATTGGTCTGATTAACTCGAAAGCCGTTGTTGATGACATTGACCACCTGAGCAACCGACGTGTTCGGACAGTAGGTGAGCAGTTATATGCACAGTTTGGCGTTGGTCTGGCGCGTATGGCCCGGACGATTAAAGAACGGATGAACGTGCGGGATAATGAGGACTTCAAACCGGTTGACCTGATTAATGCCCGGACGCTGTCGTCAGTGATTAACTCGTTCTTCGGAACCAACCAGCTGTCGCAGTTCATGGATCAAACCAACCCACTGGCCGAAGTAACGCACAAGCGTCGGATGTCAGCACTGGGACCGGGCGGTCTATCTCGTGAACGGGCCGGTTTTGAGGTTCGTGACGTACACTACACGCACTACGGTCGTCTGTGTACCATCGAGACCCCGGAAGGTCCAAACATCGGATTGATTTCATCACTTTGTGTCTATGCTAAAATCAATAGCATGGGCTTCATCGAAACGCCATACCGGATTATCGAAAACGGAAAGGTATCGATGGAAAAGCCGGTGATGTACTTGACGGCTGAAGAAGAAGATACGCACTACATCGCTCAGGCGAATGCAGACATCGACAAGAAAGGTAACTTCATGGTTGATCGCCTGAAAGCCCGCTTTGAAGGTGACTTCCCAATTGCCGAGCCGCAGAACGTAACCTTCATGGATATTGCGCCGAACCAGATCGTATCGGTGGCGGCTTCCATGATTCCATTCCTTGAACACGACGATGCTAACCGCGCCCTGATGGGCTCGAACATGCAGCGTCAGGCTGTGCCGCTCCTTCGTCCCGAAGCGCCTATTGTGGGTACGGGTCTGGAAGGTCGGGTAGCTGTTGACTCTCGGACGCTGGTTATTGCTGAAGCCGATGGTGTCATTGAATTTGTTGACGCGACTAAAATTGTTGTTCGGTACAACCTTGATGAAGATCAACTGGCTGTTACGTTCGATGAAGATCGCAAAACGTACAACCTCATCAAGTTCCGTCGTACTAACCAGGATACCTGCATCAACATTCGGCCAACTGTTCTGAAAGGACAGAAGGTGAAGAAAGGCGATGTGCTTTGCGAAGGCTATGCCACGCAGGCTGGTGAACTGGCGCTGGGCCGGAATATGAAAGTTGCGTTCATGCCTTGGCAGGGATATAACTTTGAGGATGCTATCGTGATTTCGGAGCGTGTTGTCCGCGAAGATATTTTCACGTCGATTCACATTGAAGAGTTCGAGTTGGAAGTTCGTGATACCAAGCGGGGCGAAGAGGAATTAACCTCTGAAATTCCGAACGTAAGCGAAGAAACGGTTCGTAACCTCGATGAGAACGGTATCGTTCGAGTGGGTACCGAGGTGAAAGAGGGCGATATCCTGATTGGTAAGATTACACCAAAAGGCGAAAGCGACCCAACACCAGAAGAAAAACTCCTTCGGGCTATTTTTGGTGATAAGGCCGGTGACGTGAAGGATGCTTCCAAAAAAGCACCACCATCCTTAAAAGGCGTTGTCATTGATACGAAGTTATTTGCTCGTCCGGCGAAAGAAGATCGTGGCAAGCATAAAGACGAAGTAAAAGCACTGATGAAGAAATACGGCCGTGAGTTGAATGACTTCAGGGCTCGTATGATCGAGAAATTAGTGCTGTTGCTGGATGGCAAAACCAGCGCGGGTGCCAAACACAAATTTGGCGATGAGATTGTGAGCAAAGGCGTGAAGTTCAGCCGGAAAAATATTACGGAGAACCTCTTCCCGGATCGCAATGCCTACCGCGATGAGAGCAGCTATGCCGTACCTGAAGAAGCCAATCTGCTGGCCGATATGAACCTCGAAGGCTGGACGGAAGATGATAAACTGAACCAGATGCTTGTTACGCTCATCAAGAGCTACAACAACCGTCGCAGTGAAATCACTGGCCGGTTTAAGCGCGAGCGGTTTACGCTTGAGGTTGGTGACGAGCTACCGGCTGGTATCGTGAAGTTAGCGAAAGTCTACATCGCCAAGAAGCGTAAGCTGAAAGTAGGGGATAAGATGGCTGGTCGTCACGGTAACAAAGGGGTCGTTGCCCGGATTGTGCGTGATGAAGATATGCCCTTCCTGGAAGATGGAACTAAAGTCGACATCGTTCTGAATCCGCTTGGTGTACCATCTCGTATGAACATCGGCCAGATCTATGAAACGGTATTGGCCTGGGCTGGTCAGAAACTGGATCGGAAGTATGCAACGCCAATTTTCGACGGCGCTACGGAACAGCAGGTTGCTGACGAGCTGGACGAAGCAGGCTTGCCATCGTTTGGCCGTACGTATCTGTATAACGGCTTGACGGGTGAGCGCTTTGACCAAAAGGTAACGGTCGGTATCATCTACATGCTCAAACTAGGCCACTTAGTGGACGACAAGATGCACGCCCGTTCAATCGGACCTTACTCACTCATTACACAGCAGCCGCTGGGTGGTAAAGCGCAGTTTGGTGGTCAGCGTTTCGGTGAAATGGAAGTGTGGGCACTGGAAGCTTTCGGTGCATCGCATATCCTGCAGGAAATCCTGACCGTAAAATCCGATGACGTAGTTGGTCGCGCAAAGGCATACGAGGCAATCGTGAAAGGTGAAAACCTGCCGAAGCCGAACATTCCTGAGTCGTTCAACGTACTCGTTCACGAGTTGCGTGGTCTGGCCCTTGAAATTACATTAGAGTAA
- the rpoC gene encoding DNA-directed RNA polymerase subunit beta' produces the protein MSFKKNKKLNSDFASVTISLASPESILESSYGEVTQPETINYRTYKPEMGGLFCERIFGPVKDWECHCGKYKRIRYKGIICDRCGVEVTEKKVRRERMGHIELVVPVAHIWYFRSLPNKIGYLLGLSTKKLDQVIYYERYVVVQPGVKAEDGINQLDFLTEDEYLDIIDKLPGNNQHLDDKDPNKFIAKMGAEALEMLLSRVELDELSYSLRHAAATDTSQQRKAEALKRLKVVEAFREANGRIENRPEWMVIKMVPVIPPELRPLVPLDGGRFATSDLNDLYRRVIIRNNRLKRLIEIKAPEVILRNEKRMLQEAVDSLFDNSRKVNAVRSEGNRALKSLSDMLKGKQGRFRQNLLGKRVDYSGRSVIVVGPELKLHECGLPKDMAAELFKPFVIRKLIERGIVKTVKSAKKIVDRKDPVIWDILENVLKGHPVLLNRAPTLHRLGIQAFQPKLIEGKAIQLHPLVCTAFNADFDGDQMAVHVPLGQEAVLEASLLMLASHNILNPANGAPITVPSQDMVLGLYYVTKGRKSIPEYPIAGEGMTFYGTEEVIIGINEGRVSKHANIKCRVKVRDENGELVYKIIDTVAGRLLFNQAVPEEVGYINELLTKKKLQQIIALIFKISGGARTAQFLDEIKELGFQMAFKGGLSIGLSDIMIPEAKQGLVEEAKAEVQAVWDNYLMGLITENERYNQVIDIWTRVNSRLTETLMKQLEADQGGFNSIYMMMHSGARGSREQIRQLGGMRGLMAKPQKNLQGSVGEIIENPILSNFKEGLDVLEYFISTHGARKGLADTALKTADAGYLTRRLHDVAQDVIISEDDCGTLRGLQVSALKDNEDIVEPLSERILGRTTVHDIYDPLTKELIVASGELVTEEVAAHIDETSIETVEIRSVLTCESRQGVCAKCYGRNLASGRMVDIGEAVGVIASQSIGEPGTQLTLRTFHVGGTASNIAVDASIKAKFDGLIEFEEMRTVQSEDNEGNPQTIVMGRSGEVRIVNPSDRSVVLISNNVPYGAFLRVKDGDMVKKGDDICAWDPYNAVILSELTGTLSFDAIEDGITYREEFDEQTGFQEKVIIESRDKAKNPAIVVQGTTTLTLHLPDNDGGPLQKSYNLPVGSRLVVKEGQKIKAGQPLAKIPRNVGKTRDITGGLPRVTELFEARNPSNPAVVSEIDGVVTYGAIKRGNREIFIESRDGTKKKYLVPLSKFILVQDNDFVRAGAPLSDGAITPSDILAIKGPTAVQEYLVNEIQEVYRLQGVKINDKHIEAIVRQMMQKVEIIDSGDTNFLEGQVVDKWSFREENDKVLDAKVVMDAGDSPNVKPGQIVTSRQLRDENSGLKRRDMALVTVRDAMAAVSQPTLMGITQSSLGTDSFISAASFQETTKVLSEASIRGKRDVLDGLKENVIVGHLIPAGTGLRRYQTAIVGSKEELETITESREQYARSKKKATV, from the coding sequence ATGTCGTTCAAAAAGAACAAAAAGCTCAATAGCGACTTTGCCAGTGTGACGATCAGTCTGGCATCGCCGGAGTCTATTTTGGAGAGTTCCTACGGCGAGGTAACACAGCCGGAGACGATCAACTACCGGACCTACAAACCCGAAATGGGCGGCTTGTTCTGCGAGCGCATTTTCGGACCCGTGAAGGACTGGGAATGTCACTGCGGTAAGTACAAGCGGATTCGCTATAAAGGCATTATCTGTGACCGTTGTGGTGTTGAAGTAACTGAGAAGAAGGTACGCCGGGAGCGAATGGGCCACATTGAACTGGTGGTGCCTGTTGCGCACATCTGGTATTTCCGCAGCTTGCCTAACAAAATTGGCTATCTGCTGGGCCTTTCGACCAAAAAACTCGATCAGGTTATCTACTACGAACGTTATGTGGTGGTGCAGCCTGGCGTAAAAGCTGAAGATGGTATCAACCAGCTTGACTTTCTGACCGAAGACGAGTATCTGGATATTATTGACAAACTGCCGGGTAACAACCAGCATCTGGACGATAAAGACCCTAATAAATTCATCGCCAAGATGGGGGCTGAAGCGTTGGAGATGCTGTTGTCGCGGGTGGAGTTAGACGAACTGTCGTACTCACTGCGTCACGCGGCAGCTACAGATACGTCGCAACAACGGAAAGCGGAAGCCCTGAAACGGCTTAAAGTCGTTGAGGCATTCCGGGAAGCTAACGGCCGTATTGAAAACCGTCCTGAATGGATGGTAATCAAAATGGTACCGGTTATTCCACCTGAATTGCGCCCACTCGTCCCACTGGACGGCGGTCGTTTTGCTACGTCTGATTTGAATGACCTGTATCGCCGGGTTATCATTCGGAACAACCGATTAAAGCGGCTTATCGAAATCAAGGCTCCCGAAGTAATTCTCCGCAACGAAAAGCGGATGTTACAGGAAGCTGTCGATTCGCTGTTCGACAACTCACGTAAGGTGAACGCCGTTCGTTCGGAAGGTAACCGGGCGCTGAAGTCACTGTCCGACATGCTGAAAGGTAAGCAGGGCCGTTTCCGGCAGAACCTGCTTGGTAAGCGTGTCGATTACTCGGGTCGTTCGGTTATCGTGGTTGGTCCTGAATTGAAGCTCCACGAATGTGGCTTGCCGAAAGACATGGCCGCTGAATTGTTTAAGCCGTTTGTTATTCGCAAACTGATTGAGCGGGGTATCGTGAAAACGGTGAAATCAGCCAAGAAAATCGTTGACAGGAAGGATCCTGTTATCTGGGACATTCTGGAAAACGTGTTGAAGGGCCACCCTGTTCTGCTGAACCGGGCTCCAACGCTTCACCGGCTGGGTATCCAGGCATTCCAGCCAAAACTGATCGAGGGTAAAGCTATCCAGTTGCACCCACTCGTTTGTACCGCCTTTAACGCTGACTTTGACGGTGACCAGATGGCCGTTCACGTGCCGCTGGGCCAGGAAGCTGTGCTTGAAGCGTCGCTGCTGATGCTGGCGTCGCACAATATTCTGAACCCTGCCAACGGTGCGCCAATTACGGTACCATCGCAGGACATGGTACTGGGTCTGTACTACGTGACGAAAGGTCGCAAGAGCATTCCTGAATACCCGATTGCGGGTGAAGGCATGACATTCTACGGTACCGAAGAAGTAATTATCGGTATCAACGAAGGTCGGGTGTCCAAACATGCCAACATTAAGTGCCGGGTGAAAGTCCGGGACGAAAATGGCGAGCTGGTTTACAAAATCATCGACACCGTTGCGGGCCGGTTACTGTTCAACCAGGCCGTTCCCGAAGAAGTGGGCTACATCAATGAATTGCTGACGAAGAAGAAGCTTCAGCAGATCATTGCGCTTATCTTCAAAATTTCAGGTGGCGCCCGGACGGCTCAGTTCCTCGATGAGATCAAAGAGCTCGGCTTCCAGATGGCGTTCAAAGGTGGTCTGTCCATCGGTCTGAGTGATATCATGATTCCTGAAGCCAAACAGGGTCTGGTTGAAGAAGCGAAAGCTGAAGTGCAGGCCGTTTGGGATAACTACCTGATGGGTCTGATTACGGAAAACGAACGATACAACCAAGTTATTGACATCTGGACGCGTGTGAACTCCCGTCTGACCGAGACGCTGATGAAGCAACTCGAAGCGGATCAGGGCGGTTTCAACTCAATTTACATGATGATGCACTCGGGAGCCCGTGGTTCGCGTGAGCAGATTCGTCAGTTGGGTGGTATGCGTGGTCTGATGGCTAAGCCTCAGAAAAACCTGCAGGGCTCTGTTGGGGAGATCATTGAAAACCCGATTCTATCGAACTTCAAAGAAGGTCTCGACGTATTGGAGTACTTCATCTCAACCCACGGCGCGCGTAAAGGTCTGGCCGATACGGCTCTGAAAACGGCCGATGCCGGTTATCTGACCCGCCGTCTGCACGACGTGGCTCAGGATGTGATCATCAGTGAAGACGATTGTGGTACGCTTCGCGGCCTGCAAGTGTCGGCTTTGAAAGACAATGAAGATATCGTTGAGCCTCTGTCAGAACGTATTTTGGGCCGTACGACGGTTCACGATATTTATGACCCGCTCACGAAAGAGTTGATCGTAGCCTCGGGTGAGTTAGTGACTGAAGAAGTGGCTGCTCATATCGATGAAACGAGCATCGAAACCGTCGAAATTCGTTCGGTACTGACCTGCGAATCGCGTCAGGGTGTTTGCGCCAAATGTTATGGCCGCAACCTGGCATCGGGTCGCATGGTTGACATCGGCGAAGCCGTGGGCGTAATTGCCTCGCAGTCGATTGGTGAGCCAGGTACGCAGTTAACGCTTCGTACGTTCCACGTAGGTGGTACGGCCTCTAACATTGCCGTTGATGCCTCGATCAAAGCGAAATTCGATGGTCTGATTGAGTTTGAAGAAATGCGGACGGTTCAGTCGGAAGATAACGAAGGCAACCCACAAACGATCGTAATGGGTCGTTCGGGTGAAGTTCGGATTGTCAACCCAAGTGACCGGAGCGTCGTACTCATCAGTAACAACGTACCATATGGTGCATTCCTGCGGGTTAAAGATGGCGATATGGTGAAAAAAGGCGACGACATTTGCGCCTGGGATCCTTATAACGCCGTTATCCTGTCTGAATTGACCGGTACGCTGAGCTTTGATGCGATTGAAGATGGGATCACTTATCGCGAAGAATTCGATGAACAGACTGGCTTCCAGGAGAAAGTGATCATCGAAAGCCGCGATAAAGCCAAGAACCCAGCCATTGTTGTTCAAGGCACAACAACCTTAACGTTGCACCTGCCCGATAACGACGGTGGACCGCTGCAGAAGAGTTACAACTTACCCGTTGGATCTCGTCTGGTCGTGAAGGAAGGACAGAAAATTAAAGCGGGTCAGCCGTTGGCAAAAATTCCGCGTAACGTTGGTAAAACGCGTGACATCACGGGTGGTCTGCCACGGGTAACGGAATTGTTCGAAGCGCGTAACCCATCGAACCCAGCTGTGGTTAGCGAAATCGATGGCGTTGTGACCTACGGTGCGATCAAACGGGGTAACCGCGAGATCTTCATCGAGTCGAGAGATGGTACTAAGAAGAAGTACCTCGTCCCTCTGTCGAAATTCATCCTCGTACAGGACAATGACTTCGTACGGGCTGGTGCTCCGTTGTCGGATGGTGCGATTACACCAAGCGACATTCTGGCCATCAAAGGACCGACGGCTGTTCAGGAATACCTGGTAAATGAAATTCAGGAAGTTTACCGTCTGCAAGGGGTGAAAATCAACGATAAGCATATTGAAGCCATTGTTCGGCAGATGATGCAGAAAGTTGAAATCATCGACTCTGGCGACACCAACTTCCTCGAAGGTCAGGTTGTCGATAAATGGTCTTTCCGCGAAGAGAACGATAAAGTTCTTGACGCTAAAGTGGTTATGGATGCTGGCGATTCGCCGAACGTTAAACCAGGACAGATCGTAACCAGTCGTCAGTTACGGGATGAGAACTCCGGTCTGAAACGTCGTGATATGGCCCTGGTGACCGTTCGCGATGCAATGGCCGCCGTTTCGCAGCCAACGCTGATGGGTATTACCCAATCGTCGCTGGGTACGGATAGCTTCATCTCGGCCGCTTCCTTCCAGGAAACGACAAAAGTACTGAGCGAAGCCTCTATTCGTGGCAAGCGTGACGTACTCGATGGCTTAAAAGAGAACGTAATCGTTGGTCACCTGATTCCTGCCGGTACAGGTCTACGTCGCTACCAAACGGCGATTGTTGGCTCGAAAGAGGAACTGGAAACGATTACTGAATCACGTGAACAGTACGCTCGCAGCAAAAAGAAAGCTACGGTTTAA